Proteins found in one Bacillus subtilis subsp. subtilis str. 168 genomic segment:
- the hxlB gene encoding 6-phospho-3-hexuloisomerase (PHI) (Evidence 1a: Function from experimental evidences in the studied strain; PubMedId: 10572115, 15978081; Product type e: enzyme), with protein MKTTEYVAEILNELHNSAAYISNEEADQLADHILSSHQIFTAGAGRSGLMAKSFAMRLMHMGFNAHIVGEILTPPLAEGDLVIIGSGSGETKSLIHTAAKAKSLHGIVAALTINPESSIGKQADLIIRMPGSPKDQSNGSYKTIQPMGSLFEQTLLLFYDAVILKLMEKKGLDSETMFTHHANLE; from the coding sequence ATGAAAACGACTGAATACGTAGCGGAAATTCTCAATGAGTTACACAATTCAGCAGCTTATATTTCTAATGAAGAAGCTGACCAGCTTGCCGATCACATTCTTTCATCCCACCAAATTTTCACCGCGGGTGCGGGGCGGTCTGGCCTGATGGCAAAATCCTTCGCGATGAGACTGATGCACATGGGCTTCAACGCCCATATAGTAGGTGAGATTCTCACTCCGCCGCTCGCCGAAGGAGATCTAGTTATTATCGGCTCAGGATCAGGCGAGACAAAGAGCTTGATTCATACCGCAGCAAAAGCAAAAAGCTTACACGGAATTGTTGCCGCTTTAACCATCAATCCGGAATCAAGCATCGGAAAACAAGCGGACCTCATCATCAGAATGCCTGGTTCCCCTAAAGACCAGTCTAACGGAAGCTATAAAACCATTCAGCCAATGGGATCATTATTTGAACAAACTTTGCTGCTCTTCTATGATGCAGTGATTTTAAAACTCATGGAGAAAAAAGGTCTCGATTCTGAAACTATGTTCACTCACCACGCAAACCTTGAATAG
- the tlpC gene encoding methyl-accepting chemotaxis protein (plant colonization) (Evidence 1a: Function from experimental evidences in the studied strain; PubMedId: 7704255, 7921238, 15187186, 27899502; Product type rc: receptor): MLIKRFKMKLGTKILCLVFVVILLFSASVGTVMLKEITESMKQMATEKAKGDLALSSTYIDDVMSGDWQVKNNKLYKGQTQINGNEDIVDLLGEKTGDTITIFQGDTRVATNVMKNGERAVGTQASSEVIAAVLKKGKRFYGQADVAGSSYQTAYMPLKDQNGNIIGMLYTGANQSILASLTQSLFTQFAIVLVIVIMVSVILVLVFTRKINKRLNALKSAFESAGNGDMTIEVSDKTGDELSELSVYYNKMRMKLNDTIQTVQQSALQLASASQQLSAGAEETNQASEKITEAVQQIANGAQDQITRIENSESSLKQASADIRDISANTAAIADKGQLAQSKADIGQKEIANVQAQMDAIHQSIQKSGEIIHQLDGRSKQIEQILSVITQIADQTNLLALNAAIEAARAGEQGKGFAVVADEVRKLAEESQQSAGQISKLIIEIQKDMNRSARSVEHVKTEAAEGVTMIQRTRDAFKEIAAATGEISAEISDLSASVTNISASAHQINDSFAANTADIKESTKNTRQAAALTEEQFAAMEEITAASETLSQLAEELTGIISQFKMINQAENG, encoded by the coding sequence ATGTTGATAAAACGATTTAAGATGAAGCTAGGAACTAAAATTCTTTGCCTCGTTTTCGTGGTGATTCTTTTGTTTTCGGCATCAGTTGGCACTGTGATGCTTAAGGAAATTACAGAAAGCATGAAACAAATGGCAACTGAAAAAGCGAAAGGTGATCTCGCTTTAAGCAGCACTTATATTGATGATGTCATGTCAGGCGACTGGCAGGTGAAAAACAATAAGCTCTATAAAGGGCAAACACAAATCAATGGAAATGAAGATATTGTTGATCTGCTTGGTGAAAAGACAGGTGATACCATTACCATTTTCCAAGGCGATACTCGTGTTGCAACCAATGTCATGAAAAATGGCGAAAGAGCCGTCGGCACCCAGGCTTCTTCTGAAGTTATTGCCGCTGTTTTAAAGAAAGGAAAGCGTTTTTACGGACAAGCAGATGTAGCAGGTTCTTCTTATCAGACTGCATACATGCCGTTAAAAGATCAAAATGGGAACATCATCGGCATGCTGTATACCGGAGCTAATCAAAGTATTTTAGCATCACTTACACAATCACTTTTCACTCAATTCGCTATCGTTCTTGTTATCGTCATTATGGTATCAGTCATCCTTGTCTTGGTTTTCACCAGAAAAATCAACAAGCGGCTGAACGCTTTAAAAAGCGCCTTTGAAAGTGCCGGAAACGGAGATATGACAATAGAGGTGTCAGACAAAACCGGTGACGAGCTTTCAGAACTAAGCGTCTATTATAATAAGATGAGAATGAAGCTGAACGATACCATACAAACCGTACAACAATCAGCCCTTCAGCTTGCGTCAGCCTCTCAGCAGCTCTCAGCCGGAGCAGAGGAAACAAATCAAGCTTCAGAAAAAATCACAGAAGCTGTACAGCAGATTGCAAATGGAGCCCAAGATCAGATCACCCGAATTGAAAATAGTGAAAGCTCATTAAAACAAGCTTCAGCAGACATCCGGGATATTTCTGCAAATACTGCCGCTATCGCTGACAAAGGGCAGCTCGCTCAATCAAAAGCAGACATTGGACAAAAGGAAATTGCAAATGTACAGGCGCAAATGGATGCGATTCACCAGTCAATTCAGAAAAGCGGAGAAATCATACACCAGTTAGACGGCCGCTCTAAACAAATTGAGCAAATTTTATCGGTCATCACCCAAATTGCTGATCAGACAAACCTGCTTGCGCTGAATGCAGCGATTGAAGCTGCCAGAGCCGGTGAACAAGGAAAAGGCTTTGCTGTTGTTGCTGATGAAGTACGGAAATTAGCAGAAGAGTCTCAACAGTCTGCGGGGCAGATTTCAAAACTGATCATAGAAATACAAAAGGATATGAACCGGTCTGCAAGATCTGTTGAGCATGTGAAAACAGAAGCTGCAGAAGGAGTCACCATGATCCAGCGCACCAGAGATGCATTTAAGGAAATTGCAGCTGCAACAGGTGAAATCAGCGCCGAGATTAGTGATTTATCAGCATCTGTAACAAACATTTCAGCCAGTGCACATCAAATAAATGATTCCTTTGCAGCCAATACGGCCGACATTAAAGAATCTACTAAAAATACCCGGCAAGCGGCTGCATTAACAGAGGAGCAATTTGCTGCAATGGAGGAGATTACCGCAGCTTCTGAAACACTTTCTCAATTAGCTGAGGAGCTTACCGGTATCATAAGCCAATTTAAAATGATTAATCAAGCCGAAAACGGCTGA
- the hxlA gene encoding 3-hexulose-6-phosphate synthase (HPS) (Evidence 1a: Function from experimental evidences in the studied strain; PubMedId: 10572115, 15978081; Product type e: enzyme) translates to MELQLALDLVNIPEAIELVKEVEQYIDVVEIGTPVVINEGLRAVKEIKEAFPQLKVLADLKIMDAGGYEIMKASEAGADIITVLGATDDATIKGAVEEAKKQKKKILVDMINVKDIESRAKEIDALGVDYICVHTGYDLQAEGKNSFEELTTIKNTVKNAKTAIAGGIKLDTLPEVIQQKPDLVIVGGGITSAADKAETASKMKQLIVQG, encoded by the coding sequence ATGGAATTACAGCTTGCATTAGACCTCGTCAACATCCCGGAAGCCATTGAGCTTGTCAAAGAGGTAGAACAATACATCGACGTAGTTGAAATCGGAACACCGGTCGTCATCAATGAAGGCCTAAGAGCCGTTAAAGAAATAAAAGAAGCATTTCCTCAATTGAAGGTTCTTGCAGACCTGAAAATCATGGATGCCGGAGGCTACGAAATTATGAAAGCGTCGGAAGCAGGCGCTGACATCATCACCGTTTTAGGGGCTACAGACGATGCAACGATTAAAGGCGCAGTAGAAGAAGCCAAAAAACAAAAGAAGAAAATCTTAGTGGACATGATTAACGTGAAAGATATCGAATCCCGTGCGAAAGAAATTGACGCACTCGGTGTTGACTACATCTGCGTCCACACTGGCTATGATCTTCAAGCAGAGGGCAAAAACTCTTTCGAAGAATTAACGACAATCAAAAATACCGTAAAAAACGCAAAAACCGCAATCGCGGGCGGCATCAAACTTGATACACTGCCAGAAGTGATCCAGCAAAAGCCTGACCTTGTCATTGTCGGGGGCGGAATTACAAGCGCAGCTGATAAGGCGGAAACAGCTTCAAAAATGAAGCAGCTGATTGTCCAAGGATAA
- the hxlR gene encoding positive regulator of hxlAB expression (formaldehyde sensing) (Evidence 1a: Function from experimental evidences in the studied strain; PubMedId: 15978081, 26973631; Product type r: regulator), which produces MSRMDDKRFNCEKELTLAVIGGKWKMLILWHLGKEGTKRFNELKTLIPDITQKILVNQLRELEQDMIVHREVYPVVPPKVEYSLTPHGESLMPILEAMYEWGKGYMELIDIDKNVMKESL; this is translated from the coding sequence TTGAGCCGGATGGACGACAAAAGGTTTAATTGTGAGAAGGAATTAACGCTTGCAGTGATTGGCGGTAAATGGAAAATGCTCATTTTATGGCATTTAGGAAAAGAAGGCACAAAACGGTTCAATGAATTAAAAACATTGATTCCTGATATTACGCAGAAGATCCTCGTGAATCAGCTGAGAGAGCTTGAGCAGGATATGATTGTTCACAGGGAAGTGTATCCAGTTGTCCCGCCGAAGGTTGAATATTCTCTGACCCCGCACGGAGAAAGCCTCATGCCTATTCTTGAAGCCATGTATGAGTGGGGGAAAGGCTATATGGAATTGATTGATATCGACAAAAATGTCATGAAAGAATCGTTGTAA
- the bglC gene encoding aryl-phospho-beta-d-glucosidase (Evidence 1a: Function from experimental evidences in the studied strain; PubMedId: 14652714, 15139916, 18069788; Product type e: enzyme) — MIHQHPESFPKHFLWGSASAAYQIEGAWNEDGKGPSVWDVFTKIPGKTFKGTNGEIAVDHYHRFKEDVALMAEMGLKAYRFSVSWPRVFPKGKGEINEAGLAFYDSLIDELLSHHIEPVLTLYHWDLPQALMDEYGGFESRNIIEDFNHYCITLYKRFGDRVKYWVTLNEQNYNFNHGFITAMHPPGVKDRKRFYEANHIAFLANAKAIESFREYVPEGKIGPSFAYSPAYPLSSHPEDILAFENAEEFTNNWWLDMYCWGTYPQIPFRCLEKQGWAPTIEAGDMDLLAKGKPDFVGVNYYQTITYERNPLDGVSEGKMNTTGQKGTNQETGIPGVFKTKKNPHLTTSNWDWTIDPIGLRIGLRRITSRYQLPVFITENGLGEFDKVEDGTVQDDYRIDYLRSHLEQCRQAISDGVDLIGYCSWSFTDLLSWLNGYQKRYGFVYVNRDEESTSDLKRLKKKSFYWYQDVIKTNGESL; from the coding sequence ATGATCCACCAGCATCCAGAATCTTTTCCGAAACATTTTTTGTGGGGCTCTGCTTCTGCAGCGTACCAGATTGAAGGCGCTTGGAATGAAGATGGCAAAGGCCCTTCTGTTTGGGATGTGTTTACGAAAATACCGGGCAAAACGTTTAAAGGAACCAATGGCGAGATTGCGGTTGACCATTATCACCGATTTAAAGAAGATGTCGCTCTGATGGCTGAGATGGGGTTAAAAGCATATCGATTTTCCGTCAGCTGGCCACGGGTTTTTCCAAAAGGAAAAGGAGAGATCAATGAAGCAGGTCTAGCGTTTTACGATAGTCTGATTGATGAATTGCTTTCTCATCACATCGAGCCGGTTCTGACTTTATATCACTGGGATTTGCCTCAAGCGCTTATGGACGAATACGGCGGGTTTGAATCCAGAAACATCATAGAGGATTTTAATCACTACTGTATTACTCTTTATAAACGTTTTGGAGACAGGGTGAAATATTGGGTTACGTTAAACGAACAGAACTACAATTTTAATCACGGATTTATTACAGCCATGCATCCGCCTGGAGTGAAAGACAGAAAACGATTTTACGAAGCAAACCATATTGCGTTTCTGGCTAATGCAAAAGCCATCGAATCATTTAGAGAATATGTGCCTGAAGGCAAAATAGGTCCTAGCTTTGCTTATTCTCCGGCTTACCCTTTATCAAGTCATCCAGAGGATATACTGGCATTTGAAAACGCCGAAGAATTTACGAACAATTGGTGGCTTGACATGTATTGCTGGGGAACCTACCCGCAAATTCCATTCCGCTGCTTGGAAAAACAGGGATGGGCGCCGACAATTGAAGCAGGAGATATGGACCTGCTCGCCAAAGGGAAGCCTGATTTTGTAGGTGTCAATTATTATCAGACGATCACCTATGAACGAAATCCGCTTGATGGTGTGTCAGAAGGGAAAATGAATACGACAGGCCAAAAGGGAACCAATCAGGAGACGGGGATACCCGGAGTGTTCAAAACGAAAAAAAATCCGCATCTGACAACGAGCAACTGGGATTGGACAATTGACCCAATTGGGCTGCGTATCGGTCTTCGCCGAATTACAAGCCGCTATCAGCTTCCAGTGTTTATAACAGAGAACGGTTTGGGTGAATTTGATAAAGTTGAGGACGGCACTGTACAGGATGATTATCGAATTGATTATTTGCGTTCGCATCTTGAGCAATGCAGACAAGCCATCAGTGACGGTGTCGATTTAATCGGCTATTGCAGCTGGTCGTTTACTGATCTGTTAAGCTGGCTGAACGGCTACCAAAAAAGATACGGATTTGTATATGTCAATCGTGATGAAGAAAGCACATCCGATTTAAAACGCTTGAAGAAAAAAAGCTTTTATTGGTATCAAGATGTCATCAAGACAAACGGAGAAAGTTTATAA
- the nin gene encoding inhibitor of the DNA degrading activity of NucA (competence) (Evidence 1a: Function from experimental evidences in the studied strain; PubMedId: 11359569, 11814663, 22720735; Product type r: regulator): MIKSWKPQELSISYHQFTVFQKDSTPPVMDWTDEAIEKGYAAADGAISFEAQRNTKAFILFRLNSSETVNSYEKKVTVPFHVTENGIHIESIMSKRLSFDLPKGDYQLTCWTVPAEMSDLHADTYIIDAVSV; encoded by the coding sequence TTGATCAAATCATGGAAGCCGCAAGAACTTTCGATTTCATATCATCAATTTACTGTATTTCAAAAGGATTCTACACCTCCTGTAATGGATTGGACTGACGAAGCGATTGAAAAAGGATATGCTGCGGCAGACGGAGCCATTTCCTTTGAGGCACAGCGAAATACAAAGGCCTTTATTCTTTTTCGCCTGAACAGTTCAGAAACAGTAAACTCCTACGAAAAAAAAGTGACTGTTCCTTTTCATGTCACAGAAAACGGAATTCATATTGAAAGCATCATGTCTAAAAGACTGTCCTTTGATCTGCCTAAAGGAGACTATCAATTGACATGCTGGACTGTGCCGGCTGAAATGTCAGATTTGCACGCCGACACTTATATTATTGATGCTGTTTCTGTGTAA
- the nucA gene encoding endonuclease (Evidence 1a: Function from experimental evidences in the studied strain; PubMedId: 2841296, 7746143, 11359569, 11814663; Product type e: enzyme), which yields MNITTDIIKTILLVIVIIAAAAVGLIKGDFFSADQKTSQTKEYDETMAFPSDRYPETAKHIKDAINEGHSEVCTIDRDGAEERREQSLKDVPSKKGYDRDEWPMAMCKEGGEGASVEYISPADNRGAGSWVGHRLTDYPDGTKVLFTIQ from the coding sequence GTGAACATCACGACGGACATCATAAAAACGATACTTCTCGTCATCGTCATCATAGCAGCTGCAGCTGTCGGCCTGATAAAAGGAGACTTTTTCTCAGCTGATCAAAAAACGTCTCAAACGAAAGAATATGATGAAACAATGGCCTTCCCATCTGACCGGTATCCCGAAACTGCCAAGCATATTAAGGATGCGATAAATGAGGGGCACTCAGAGGTGTGCACTATTGACAGAGACGGAGCTGAAGAACGCCGCGAGCAATCATTAAAGGACGTACCTTCCAAAAAGGGGTATGACAGAGATGAATGGCCAATGGCCATGTGCAAAGAAGGCGGTGAGGGAGCTTCTGTAGAATACATTTCTCCCGCTGACAACCGCGGAGCAGGCTCTTGGGTCGGGCATCGGCTTACCGATTACCCAGACGGCACAAAGGTTTTATTCACAATTCAGTAA